Sequence from the Ciona intestinalis unplaced genomic scaffold, KH HT001131.1, whole genome shotgun sequence genome:
GACACATTGCTAAAAGGTAATATGCTATCACCCATTTATACTACAAAAGTCCAAAAAACACATTACTATCAGTAAAATATGACAGCAGAAACATATCGTTGAGGCAGTAAAGAAAATGCATAATACTACAAGGTACTGTATAATAAATCAAAGTAACTTCCTACTTGAACATCTAATGCTGCTCCTCTTAGACGACCTTCTTTCAAAGCAGTTGCGAGTGCTTGTTCATCTACAAGTGCCCCTCGAGCTGTATTTACGAGGAAAGCCCCCTGTCTCATCTGCTTGATGGTGTGGTCATTGATGAGATGATGGTTATGCTCATTAAGGTTGCAGTGAAGAGTTACACAGTCGCTCTGATACAATAGATCCTGGGAATAACAATGTGGGCTTTAAATATACGGTAATGgaaattttgtaacaaaatcaAGAATTCTTCCCTTcttaacattgttttgttactAAAAGCAGTAAAAGTACTgtctaattttaataatagtaCAAATACACAACAAAATCAATAATGGAAATTTAGTagcaaaattaaagtttttttctctttgagattgtttttttcgtttaaaagcAGTAACatgattgtttaattttaattgtgGTTTAAAACCAGCAGTTTTTTATGCTGACATTTATTATGAACTTTTCAGACATATGCTTGGTAACTTTTTTGCTTTAAGATACCAGCAAGTAgacattacatttaaataatatataatattattaaagaCCACAGATCTGTTGGTAACAATGGTAACACAATATAGAAAAAAGCCCCCGCAGGCAGACAGGCTACATGAGGTTCAGGTTAATAATTGTTGGTGTGAGAGAAATACAGAGAACTCTAAGTTTAACCAACTTGAAGTCAAACAATTCATGgaaattcatttaaattttaataaagataaaaacaataaatagcCTATAGTATAACCAttaatttacataaaagtatccttgtcaaaatattaaaatgtacaACAGTATCCCTATTCCCTatcaatataaaaacaatagcCACAGCCCAAAGTAGAAGTTGTACTTACTACTTTCAATGTATTGACATGGTTAAGCAAATATAGCATTGCACAGTTTACAGTAAGCcgataaataattaacaagaTGGCAAACAGGGTTTATTGCTAACTGACACAGAAATTCAAATCcaaaaatttacatatatatatataggctgtgatgtataaattttatacattGCAAAACCAATTGTAATGTTTCTGCATGCCTTACTATAGGAAGTATTGCtgtacaaagtaacatatttctTACTTGCAAAGTAGCAACTCTTGAAAACCCTAATGCTTTTCCAATTCCATCAGATAAATACGGAtcgtaaaacaaaatgttgaaacCAAAAGCCTTCGCCCTTTGTGCAACAGCAGTGCCTATTCTTCctatgaaaataaaagaatgagTAAAAAATCAGCAAACCATAGACTACaagcagtggcgcagccagggggggtttcgggggtcgtgacccccccttttaaaccaaaataaaaacccttgtttttttttctggctgcgccactgactACAAGTACTggattttttgtaattaaaattatttaaaaccttttcttaaaaggtttcattttattaaaaaggttttaaatacaaaatcttattattaaaaaggttttagGTATAATGTAATTATTCAAAAGTAAATACATGATACATTACCCCTTTGCTTATTGGACTAGCCCAATAAGCAGGCATGATATTAATATGCCTATTTATGAGATATAGCAAAGCATCATGCTATAACCATTACCCATTGGGCTACCCACTACCAGTAATATTTAATCATACAAATACTTGAAATACCTAATCCAATTATGCCGAGCGTATCTCCGCGCATGCGAGTTGCACCAGTGGCAAGGTCACGAATATTTTCCGCTGATTGTGGTCGACTGCCATCTTTTACAGCCATGTGAAGCCATACTATACGTCTGTAGAGGTTAAGAATATGACACAGGGTTGAATCTGCCACTTCTTCTACAGAACCAGATGGTACATTGCAAACTGCAACTCCTGCAAAGAGAAAGGCAATAGGTTTGATGGAGTTTAGTTTATGAAACATAATTTACTGAGAAAAAATAATCCAATGCATTGAAATAACTTTAGGTGGTTTAACAAATACATCAAATGAATTCTATTAAAACTTGTGAAAAgacaatatttacttttatttatattttggtactaaaatttctataaatatttctaaaaattttaagtatatacatatatgtaacatTTTAGATTTTACACATCTAACAACTAGGGTTGCATGTGAGTGCATAccacaatttttattattattgccTTTGCAGCACAGATTGAGTGCAAAAAAATCGACAGTGATATTGCGTTAACAGCACGACTGTGTCTGTAAGTCACTTTTGTGTTGAAATTCAAGATACAACAAGAgaacaaaaattattgtttaaaaatatctcaTTATAAGCATGAGGCCATGACCACGTAACACACACAAGTACAAAATATAgcaatattgtatttataacattaaaagtAGCGTGCCTGAAGCTATTAAATGTTTTGGTTGAAGGACAACTACTGCAGTGTGTGGTTTTTGCTGAAgctcaacaaaaaataaaatcacagtGCATATTTGTGGTCATACAGCAGACTAAATTTATCAGAAATCTCTGATACCTAAGTAGACTATGTTTACACAACTCTTTTTTTCAAACCTCATTCTACGTGTTCACAGTTTACAGGTGTGACCAGAGGAAAATTGGAACATTGCctaatattttcaatattatgtaGTAAACATCTGCATAGGCTACTTGAAAACTTAACTGTTTTATAAGCCATCCAAAATTATATGCCAACGAGAAAGGCTTGGGTTAGActttacctaatggttacataATATATGCTGTCTGTGTCTGCCTTTCTACTGcttgtaaaacttattttgtttgcCCACTAACGTGACTGTTACCTTACAAGCTTAATTGTTATGCCATCCTCTATAGTAAGGTTGCATAGAACAAAGCTTCCCAAAATGGGGGTAACAAGCTATAGGGGTCGCTGAGAGTATacctgttttatataaaatactacATACTCTATACCATACCATTAACTGCAGTACTAAGTTTAAGACACAGCGACTCAGAGcaaaaaaattcgaaaaacAAGCCATAGAATATCCCAGGGAGCACTTACCCATCTCAGCTGCTGCCTTTATATCCACATTATCAAACCCAGCACCAATTCGAACCACAATTTTAAGGGCTTTAAATTTATCTAGGTCTTCCCTAGTAAGGGTTATGGTGTTGTACAGAAGAGCCCCAACAGCTTCATTTAAAacctttaaacaaatttaaatgtttataaggGTGGACAGTTCTActactaaaaaaaacactgtatTAATCAGTAAAATCATACCAACAAATAAATTCAATAGAAATGTACCTCTAACTACATTCTGTCAAAAGCAGACTTGAATCAAACATATTAGTCTTACAAAAGAAATTATCTACTACAGACTACAAAGTACTTATGAATGACctatacacaaaacaaaatagtaAAGTTGTAAATAGAGCAAACCAAGTCTCAAACCTTTTCATGTATCTCTTGTGTAGACTGGGCATCACAAAATGCAACAGTTGCAATATCCTTCAGTATTGGCATTTCTACACTGCAGTCCCTGCCATCCAGCAGAGCCACAAGAGGCCTACCACCAGCCATTACAGACCTTGTATCAGGCTTCTACTGTTGAAGGTTAATATCTGAACAAAGcattacaattaaaataccTAAACAGTTATCCCTTGATAGACAGAATAACTCAGCTCATCATATActatttagttaaatattagTTCTACTACTAAAACAATGCAATGGAGGGGCCTATAAAGTATACCACATATAACTCTTATTAAGCAGATGAACTGAGCTCAACAATCAACATATACTATTCAGTTTAATACTGGTACTAGTTAAGGAAGGCTGCAGATACTGCACTGTTGTTTGATAGCAGTACAGTTCCTACTGTCCTTTTCGGAGAAAATTAAAGTGTAGATCCACAAGCAGCATGGAGTAATAGGCGGGTTATGTTACACTATAGGCTAGCTTCATGAATATAATGTGATTTAAttcaactattttttttgcagttcCATAGGCCTACTTAAGATATTACGCAACACAATTAGCCTGTAATTCATCTAGCTTAACAAGTGTGCAGATTGAACAGGAAATATGTTATACACCAAGGAGAACACCATTTCCTGTGACAGTTGCATGCTACCTCAACCATGCTGCAATTAAGAGGCTCGTTATGCAATTTTCAAACTTCCAGAAATCGTCTCACTACACAGCTGCTAAAATACATTTGAGGCAACAGAAGTTTCTACACAATGACATCATTTAACTTCATGTCCTTTTCAAAGATAAAGGCATTTGGAAAATAATCatttatcaaaaatattaaacttcaAAACTGCTGGGGAAAAGAATGCTGGGGGCTTGGGGCAATTAAGTATTTAACTATTTACTATCTATATAGCAGCATTATCAAACTTGCCATGCTACAATTAAAAGCCACAGCATGCAATTTTAACAATTCCGAACAAACACGTCTCACTACAAAACTCCTGGGAAAACCACTTCCCAATTGAGGTTAGTAACGTATTTATATAGCGACATCATTAACTTTTATGCCAAGTGTcttgttttaaccaaaaatgttacagggcaaatttaaaaaaaatatgtatatatatatatatatatacaagttttttacataaaatacgACTGTACCAGATTGCATAAAATTGATTATTGAATCGATGAATGTAAAAccacaaaaagttaaattagagcaataatacaaatacaatagtTATTACATAACTACAATCTACATACATTCTTGTACAAACGCTTGATTGACTTTATTTTAGGCAATTAAGAGAGTGGTTTAATAGGCTACATTACTGTATATCATGGTTTCAATTAAACAATACAACTACAAGCATAGCatgtaaaataacttttacatTACAATACATCTGTCACTATTCTTTGACCAcacttaaaacatattatatatataacatttattatattaacattcAACATAATTCCAAACAGATGTTTCACCCATATCCTATTAAGTGTCATCTAATTTATTGGTGGTGAACAAAATACATACAATGATTTTCTATTGTCTTcatatttcaaaacatatgggtgaaatacatttatacatcACAAGTAGTGCAGCCAGCACACTAAACTAAGCTTcgaaatataattaataataagaAGCTTTGCTTAAGTTTGCCTATCAGGTCTAACAATACAAAGATTCAGACACTTGGCTAATCCACTGTATATTACGCAACAacacaattaaataaactttattttatataggaTTTTAAAtcacatgtatatatacatttatatataaaagatactgtatattaaatgtatagattggtttttaaaattgaagaaGCTTCAGCTGTGTGAGGCATTCCTGTAGTAAGAAATCATATGCTACTATAAGTGTGTGGGATGGAATATTTATGACTCACTGGTTACTCATACGATTGAGATGACAGAATCAAAACATAGTTGTGTGTGGCGTTGATAGACAAATATTATGTGAGTCTTATATGAACCAGGTTGACCTATACTAACAACATGGAAAGGGAGTGCCAATACATTCACACATTATATAAAGTCAACTACACCAAAAATTGAAAGCAAACAGTTGATTATACTTTAATGTTGACATAACATTATTGGGTAGGCTCATGCTTTATACTGCTTTTGATGATTGAGCTACTGAAATTAAACAcatctttgttaaaacaagatgGGACACAACCTAATTACAAATACATAATTTAGGTAATTGGCTAATTTAttaatatctatatatattatacaagtaATTTTTAATCTATTATTATGTAAGttggtttttttttacttgaaaGCCACTGTTGTATCGGatcttgtttaataaattttataaaataataagggGAAGAGTGTCCATTTTAACCACAAAACTACTTtaattatatacaaaaattatgTGACCAACAAATGATATGGCCAACAAGGCTATATACAGTTATACACAACaaataatctaaaaaataaaccaatgcAATTTCAAATATTGCAAACAAACAAGTTGTACTAGGCTATAATTAATGTCTTAACATTGACATATACAAATAAACCGACAAGGACACTAGCTAGTAACTAAGGTATATTATTCAAGAAATAGCCGCCTTGCAATATAACGTTTTAAACGAATAGGCTCTGTTGTAAAGAATATataccaaaaataaaaccttgAGTATTTTCTTAAGTATGGATGTATTCATGAATCATGTATACACATCGAATATAATGCGGTAAAATGGCCGTGAAAACACAGTAactgttataaatattctgtacACTGTTATAAATAATCTGTACACTATAATAAAAAGTCTACACAACTGTATACTCTCGCCTGATCACAATAAGTGACCTACTGTTCACGCTGTACCGCATTTTTGACATAAGCATTAAATAAGCAATTTTGTAAACGGTACAATACAAATTTTACAGAACATTAGGTGTTCCGTGTGttatacataattttaaatctgTAACAAAGGTGTGGTATCTAAATTTATAGTATTGTACGTGAATAAATAACTACAAACTTTATCACCGAATTTCGGATTTTAAGATTTGCATGGATTGATCAATCTGCCGCCTTTTTCTCTGAAATCCATCCGTTAGGTGGcgaaacatatatttttataactccATGGGTTTGCTTCCGTCGGACATTTACTACGATCGGTGTTTTATGCTCCATGTGGAGCTTGAAGGTAATAGCAGAGCAGTGTGTCTcgtatttatttgtgtttaatatttaacaaatgataattgttaaaaaaatgttctattTACGAAAAAGTATCAAAAGTTACGTTTTGCAACCGTAACTTTCGCCTAAAAATCTGTATAATTTCTTTGACTAATCATTTATTCCAAAACCTTATCACAAACAGTGTGCCTGTCGTAAAGTGGAATTTCCTGTTGATTACCCTGGAATAATATTTGCACCCCTTAAATGTCCCATAACCCCGTGTCATACAGCGGTTACGACCTTCAAATCGTAAAGTAGATGATACTAAACTGTTGTTAGTAATCACGAAATACTATTAGGATTGAAAAAGCAATGCAAATGTTTACTAGAGGTCGATTAAAATAACCACATAGTTTAGGTTTACGACATTTGTTTAACATCCAACTATTCGAACAAAGGACAGAACCCACAGAGTGATGACCAACATGGTCGTAAACTTTTACGAACTGAATGCATACCATGAAAGCGACAACATATCTCTTGAAACAGCCTTAGCAGTTGGAGTGTTTCTAAAGTCACCTCGTGTAAAGAATTTTACATTGTTTCAGTTGCGAAAAAGGTATACACATACCTATAAACGTAATGCCATCGAAAATTTCTCTTTCATTAATCTTTCTGCTGGTAGCCACATCACTGGCAAATTCCGGTAAGTGTTAGAATATCAGTAAGTTTCGTTTGAGCAGTTTAgtcaaacaatttatttcagAAGGAGAAAACGACTGGGTAAATCAACTTGAACAACTGGAAAAAATTGCACAAGAAAATGACCAAActcaggtaaaaaaaaaacttttcgaAATACGaatttattaataactttttagaAAGCACCGTCATCAAGAGCCAGTGGAACTTcttatttcaatatttcccTAAAATGCGAACCCAAACCGACATCTggtaaggtttttaaatttatatttttacattgaaatgctaaaatactttttagtGCATCAATTACGACCGAGAGATATCGATATTGTGGGCGCGATGGGAGACTCTATAACGGTAAGTGATCTGGGTATATGTGTTCAGACCACCATCATGTCGCGCACGGACACCGCCACAAATTAAGTTTTCacgttaaaacagtttataagtgatgcaaaatattcaattgatgtcatttataatatattaaatgaaaGTTTAGAA
This genomic interval carries:
- the LOC100184556 gene encoding C-terminal-binding protein 1, coding for MAGGRPLVALLDGRDCSVEMPILKDIATVAFCDAQSTQEIHEKVLNEAVGALLYNTITLTREDLDKFKALKIVVRIGAGFDNVDIKAAAEMGVAVCNVPSGSVEEVADSTLCHILNLYRRIVWLHMAVKDGSRPQSAENIRDLATGATRMRGDTLGIIGLGRIGTAVAQRAKAFGFNILFYDPYLSDGIGKALGFSRVATLQDLLYQSDCVTLHCNLNEHNHHLINDHTIKQMRQGAFLVNTARGALVDEQALATALKEGRLRGAALDVQNNEPFSYASSPLRDAPNLIVTPHAAWYSEQSCTELRESAAAEIRRAITGRIPDGLRNCVNKEYFPAHGVPGLAHPVHPWVVDSGINQQPQVASHETNGNYRYGMPMVGISGGGAPAPALDVAPPESVPSIRSSIPSTLVLPNPGIPGRASSASPVINRQSPVPGIIGKSEGDIPHKD